The DNA sequence TAGCAGCCAAAGGTCTGCGCCTGTCGGAAGACGTTGGTCTGGCTGCGAGGATCACGAGAGCCGTAGCACTGAAAGTTGACGTAGTAGGTGGACTCCCAGTAGAACCAGCGATCGATCCCCTTCTTGTAGTGGCCCCAGGCCAGCTCGCGCAGCGCCACCCCTTCGTCCTCCGTGGCGAAGGAGCCGGAGGCTGGCCGGCTGCCGTTGTACATGAAAAACCGTTTGCCGGGGGTGGCGCGCAGCGTCGCCAGGGCCTTGTCCCACTCCGAGGTGATGCCGAAGTCCGCCCCGCTGGCCGGGATATCCAGGCTGGGCACATGGGCTATCGCGTCGGGCAGGGGCAGGGTGGCCAGCGACATGAGCCGCCGACCGGGGCCGGGGTTCTCATCCATCCACCGGGCCCACCGCTCGGTCTGGGCGTAGTCATCCGATTCGTCAATGAGATAGAGGAAGACATCGGTAGGCGTGGCGAACGCCTGCTCCTCGAACCAGACGACCCACGGATCGGTGTTCGCCCACATATCCTCTCGGGTGCCATCCCGCCACGCCCATCCCCCGTAGGTGCCGATGGAGTAGACGCCGTTTCCCACCCCGACGCCGGGTCCGTCATATCCCCGGGCGGGCGTGAACAGATCGCCGCTCAGCCGGTCCGTCCACGCGTCCCCCATCCGGGCGATCTCCGTGTCCCCGCCGTCGATGAGGGAGATCTTGTGACGATGGGCGAGCAGGAAATGTCGATCGGCCAACCGAAGGGATCGCGTGTAGACCTCCGTGCCAGGATCAGGATAGGCCACCCCCAGGTAACGATCGTTGATGTTCTCGAAGCTGTAGAAGACCATCGTGCGGGCGGAGGGGAGATCGGGCAGGGTGAAGTCTCGCACGCGCAGACGCACAGGGACACGCCAGGTGGCAACGCCTCCCTCGGCGATGGTGAGCGTGCCGGTGTACACCCCGGCGGGGGCCGTCTTGGGGATATAGATGTCCCCCCAGATGGCCTGGTTGGTGCCCACCGGGATGGTGAAGGGAGTGTGAAGCTCCAGGGGCACGGCGATCTCGGGATAGAACTGATCGTGGCAGGGCCGGTCCTGCCAGGTGCCGGTGCCGATGCCATTCTCATCATAGGGGCGACGACATCGCTTCGGGATGTGGCGCTCATCGTAGTCATCATAGGCCAGATCCACGCTCAGGCCCCTAATCTGAAGATAGCGCACGTAGAACAGCTCGATGTTGCGCCCCACATAGTTGAACAGATCCTCCCGGATGGCCGATCGGGTGGCGATGCGGGCGCCGCCGGGCCCGTCCAACGAGGTCAGGGCCACGGTGACGTCTCTGGCCTCGGCGGTAGGGGCCTCCAGGATCAGGTTGAACGACACCACCTCGTTGCGAGCGCCGAAGAGGGAGATGGTGCGGCCGTCCCACACGGAGTTGCGCACCGAATCGGGGTCGTTCGTGGCGCGCAGCTCACCACGCCAGACTTTGTCACCGCCCTCGTTGGCCCAGACGTGGGCGATGTGTCCGGGTGCAACGGGCGTCAAGGCGGGGGTAGGTGTGGGGCCCGGGGCGGATCCATCGCCTCGCAAGATCCAGGGCAGGTAACGGTGCGTG is a window from the Chloroflexota bacterium genome containing:
- a CDS encoding DUF4091 domain-containing protein codes for the protein MRGWGGVIGAFIVVWVLSFGVLAMARSAGDVGGSLPGVIAHGGQGTGTHRYLPWILRGDGSAPGPTPTPALTPVAPGHIAHVWANEGGDKVWRGELRATNDPDSVRNSVWDGRTISLFGARNEVVSFNLILEAPTAEARDVTVALTSLDGPGGARIATRSAIREDLFNYVGRNIELFYVRYLQIRGLSVDLAYDDYDERHIPKRCRRPYDENGIGTGTWQDRPCHDQFYPEIAVPLELHTPFTIPVGTNQAIWGDIYIPKTAPAGVYTGTLTIAEGGVATWRVPVRLRVRDFTLPDLPSARTMVFYSFENINDRYLGVAYPDPGTEVYTRSLRLADRHFLLAHRHKISLIDGGDTEIARMGDAWTDRLSGDLFTPARGYDGPGVGVGNGVYSIGTYGGWAWRDGTREDMWANTDPWVVWFEEQAFATPTDVFLYLIDESDDYAQTERWARWMDENPGPGRRLMSLATLPLPDAIAHVPSLDIPASGADFGITSEWDKALATLRATPGKRFFMYNGSRPASGSFATEDEGVALRELAWGHYKKGIDRWFYWESTYYVNFQCYGSRDPRSQTNVFRQAQTFGCYDRDDSSLGRAGWNYTNGDGVLFYPGTDTRFPAESYGVFGPFASLRLKLWRRGIQDVDYLTLAAQVDPVRTRQIVDRMIPKVLWEYGVSDPSDPTWVRTDISWPIDPDVWEAARAELADIIEGG